A section of the Bacteroidota bacterium genome encodes:
- the rsmA gene encoding 16S rRNA (adenine(1518)-N(6)/adenine(1519)-N(6))-dimethyltransferase RsmA, protein MIPLQARKSLGQHFLIDSKAHERIVRAVAPVERDVVVEIGPGTGLLTKHLLATPLRHLIAFELDARVIPGLRSDFESFGDRFEVIEGDFLQADLSALAERFSSDLRVTGNIPYYITSPILFKLIDARECVRDATLLLQREVAERLVAKPSTKAYGIPTVLANFFGSVKLLFHVPAGAFRPVPKVDSAVVQLDFRLDYFARSGTERPANFDAARFRTLVRTLFGMRRKTIRNNLKGLVSPVTLLELESSDEKRFLDLRAEALDLCDFLALYRAVGAFSVRTPFDPTE, encoded by the coding sequence ATGATCCCACTGCAAGCTCGAAAGTCACTAGGCCAGCATTTCTTGATCGATTCGAAGGCGCACGAGCGGATCGTTCGGGCGGTTGCGCCGGTCGAGAGGGATGTGGTTGTCGAGATCGGACCGGGGACTGGGTTGCTCACCAAACACTTGCTCGCGACTCCGCTTCGCCATCTCATCGCCTTTGAGCTAGACGCGCGCGTGATTCCCGGTCTGCGTAGTGACTTCGAATCATTTGGTGATCGCTTCGAAGTCATCGAGGGCGATTTTCTCCAAGCTGATCTCTCGGCACTCGCCGAGCGATTCTCGAGCGATCTCCGAGTCACAGGTAATATCCCCTATTACATCACTTCACCGATCCTCTTCAAGCTCATCGATGCTCGCGAGTGTGTGCGAGATGCAACATTGTTGCTTCAGCGAGAAGTCGCCGAACGATTGGTCGCCAAGCCCAGCACAAAGGCCTACGGGATTCCTACCGTACTCGCTAATTTCTTTGGTAGTGTCAAGCTGCTCTTTCATGTTCCGGCCGGTGCATTTCGGCCAGTCCCAAAAGTCGATTCCGCTGTCGTGCAACTCGACTTCCGGCTTGATTACTTCGCTCGTAGCGGTACGGAACGACCGGCTAACTTTGATGCTGCACGGTTTCGAACGCTCGTGCGAACGCTCTTCGGCATGAGACGAAAGACCATTCGGAACAATCTGAAAGGACTGGTCTCGCCAGTGACGCTGTTGGAATTGGAAAGTTCTGACGAAAAGCGCTTTCTCGATCTTCGCGCGGAGGCATTGGATCTTTGCGATTTTCTCGCGCTCTACCGAGCGGTCGGTGCTTTTAGCGTCCGAACTCCGTTCGATCCCACTGAATGA
- a CDS encoding phosphatase PAP2 family protein translates to MKRLLRSLLPHESFMVLMALVLSLVVVIGSSIIPEWPKVLLHMGEVVLIIGGMAFLSRDLDRSHSALQWFYAIPLIPVFFKNVEYLTQPLYDPNNDQILIAADRILCGGANPTQWIYQHGLTCPALTEFLMICYSLFYFLPTAIAIEFYVSARRMEKSGQDATMLWKRLEQIFFVVVYGFLLSYFCYLFLPSVGPRFTLHNFLSMSHDLPGLFVTEPIRTLLNRGENILPSMSLPEIIHVVTRDAFPSGHTDVTLLTIVLAFKWRAKLRWPVTIIGAGLLISTVYLRYHYVVDVLGGAVLATFTLYTWEWVRSSTLAIRNRIVSS, encoded by the coding sequence ATGAAACGCCTTCTTCGCTCGCTCCTGCCCCACGAGTCCTTTATGGTCTTGATGGCGCTCGTTCTTTCGCTCGTTGTGGTCATTGGTTCGTCCATTATCCCGGAATGGCCAAAGGTGCTGCTTCACATGGGCGAGGTCGTACTCATTATTGGAGGCATGGCATTTCTTTCTCGCGATCTGGACCGGTCGCATTCGGCTCTGCAGTGGTTTTATGCGATTCCGCTCATTCCCGTCTTCTTCAAAAATGTCGAATACCTGACACAACCACTATATGACCCGAATAACGACCAGATCCTGATCGCTGCAGACCGCATTCTTTGCGGCGGTGCAAATCCAACACAATGGATTTACCAGCATGGACTCACCTGTCCAGCATTGACAGAGTTCCTGATGATCTGTTACTCCCTGTTCTATTTCCTGCCAACTGCTATTGCGATCGAGTTCTATGTAAGTGCTCGCCGAATGGAAAAGAGCGGGCAGGATGCGACCATGTTATGGAAGAGACTGGAGCAAATCTTTTTCGTTGTCGTGTACGGCTTTTTGCTTTCGTATTTCTGCTATCTTTTTCTTCCGTCCGTAGGCCCTCGGTTCACGTTGCACAATTTCCTCTCGATGTCACACGATCTTCCCGGCCTGTTCGTCACAGAGCCGATTCGGACGTTGTTGAACCGTGGGGAGAATATCCTGCCCAGTATGTCTCTGCCGGAAATCATCCATGTCGTGACACGCGATGCATTCCCCAGCGGGCATACCGATGTTACGCTGCTGACGATCGTGCTCGCCTTCAAGTGGCGAGCCAAGCTCCGCTGGCCGGTAACCATTATCGGCGCGGGACTGCTGATCTCAACAGTCTATCTACGCTATCATTATGTTGTCGACGTGCTCGGGGGCGCGGTGCTCGCAACCTTTACACTCTATACGTGGGAGTGGGTTCGTAGTTCGACACTCGCCATTCGAAACCGTATCGTTTCTTCCTAA